The sequence below is a genomic window from Harmonia axyridis chromosome 1, icHarAxyr1.1, whole genome shotgun sequence.
GACAAATAACGCAAattgttgcaaatttttttaaatttgtctaaTACACATGAATACAAAAAACATAGGctagaaaaattcaagaaagattATTGAAAATCCTCTCCATCCTTTATGTGTCATTAGGTTATTTTTCACTCGAAGGAAATGAAACATTTCCTCCATTCACGCCAGGAATAGTGAAAGTCTTATAAAAGAATAAATATCCCCATTTTCCTGGACATTATATATCCCCAAGAACACCGACTGTGAAGATGATGGGAGGCGATGGAACCATGGAAGGATGATCCGGGATAAGGGAGAAAATTAAGGATTAGGCCTTCCTTCGACGTCACCCCGGAAGGCAAGGCCTCCAGTGTGAACTACATCCCAGTAGGTCGTGTTGGACAATAACAGGAAACAACACGATATATAAATCTTTCTTGTTGTTCGACGACGGCTCAGGATCAACAACCTGTTGAGATTACAGCTCCTCCAGGAGCTGGATTAGATGTAGCTCGTATACTTCAACAACACGATATAGTTTGTTGTTTTCAAATAGCGATAAGTGTGTATGGGTTTGGGTTTTGGTCGTTTTGCTTCATGAGTCAAGAATAATAAAGGCTGAGTATGTGAGAACGTGAACTTCATGTGAAATTAAGGTTattgatattatgaatgaaCCTAATCACGGACAAAGCACCTACAAGATGACAAtctttctgaattaaaattaataaaatctcaaaattgaCTAACAAAAAACTATGatcaaacatttttcaacaagcatatttcaaaagaaatcaatgggtgcttatattaggccaattgaaaagtccccggtctgatgcacatatgACGGTGCtgatattgaatccatatgattttcagttagtaccatccttcaaacgatacgtgtcaaaatttgacagcaaaccgatcattagtttgtgagatattgcgttgcgagtgtagctacttttgttatttgaaaaaaaagaagtttgtgtgctgataaaatatcgctttttgaagagaaaaaaattcagttgaagcaAGATCTTGGCTTggtgaagagtttccggggtctgtaccaggaaaatcaaacattattgattggtatgctaaatttAAACGTGATGAAACGAGCACCGAAGACGCCGAACGCCGtggtcaccgacgaaaaaatcaaaaatgttcacaaaataactttgaatgaccgtaaagtgaagttgatcgagatagcagacattgtgaagatatcatctgaacgtgtacatcatagcattcacgaatatttgtacgtgaaaaagctgtgtgcaaaatgggggTCACGCGAgctcaaaatcgatcaaaagcaacaacttggtaatgattctgattggtgtttgaagctgtttaagtgcgatGAAACTGAacctccggagtccaatcgatagcCGGCTGAGTAGAgtgcacatgatgaaccgaatccaagtCGAGaagaaacacaacagtcagctggcaagtttatgacattagtattctgggatgcgcaaggtataaaattcattgattaccttcaaaagggccagaccatcaacagcgattattattaagcgttattggatcattcagaggatgaaatcgttgaaagttgaagaaaaaaaaggtgctgtttcatcaagacaatgtgccgtgccacaaatcaatgaaaacaatggcaaaattgcatcaataaggcttcgaattgcttcgtatcgtattcgccagatctggctcccagcgacttttttcctgttctcagacctcaaaagaatgctcgctggaaatgaATTTAGCGCCGATGAAGGAGTGCGTTATTATTTTGAAGAGGAAGTCATGCCATTAACTACAGCAAATAGCTAATAGCTACGGTTACAGCACCAAAtccctttcatgaaattttccttgatcaattcgcacatttgcgacaATACTTCCTCGATAAATTCACAAATTCCATTTTCAAGATCTTAAATCGATTATGGAGCATTGACATAGACTTCATCATTTCCTTGATTGCAAAGAATAaagtttcttcttcctcttcttttAAAAGGCCTGTTTAATTTCTGTTTCATCCCCGTTTATTTGTTTCCTGGGATGTACTCAGATAGCCAGCTGTCTCGCCATCATTTTGATGGCCGTCCTAATGGTCTTCTTGCGTAGGTGGTTGAAGCGTGAATAGTTGCATTTTTAAtaatgacgtagttttcacttgtcaagtGTCAAATGATGACAGCTTCGAAAGTGAcagatagcaggctattcaaaatgaaaccagttattggaaaacctttcatGTCTTAATGCTGACTGAGATACACAATTGCAGTGAAGTACGTCTTTGAAGAACCACGCAAAAGCTCATCACTTCTTCCACTGCTCATCCTAATAATGATTCAACCAATAATCGAACGAATATTCCAGAACGTTACCTCCTTCCCAGGAAAAACCGTCGTCATCTCAAATAACAAACCGAATCAAGAACTTTCCCATTTCGTCCAGACAAGGGTAATACAAATGCTCCCTCGCAACGACTCTGATTCTGACGAAAATAAATCGAATGTGGGTTCCGCGATGATTTATCAAACTTAAATTTCTACGCCACAGCATCCCACTCGGGTTCACATTCGTCCCGGCCTCTGTCagaggaaattttcaatataacgaGATAAAGGGGCGATGGTTTTTCTCTAATCCGTTTTCGCTCACATCATATGTTTTCCGTATTTCGACAGGGCTTAGATTGAATGGGATCAGGGGAGATGCGTCTTCGTTTCCGGTTTTCGGTCTTGCAAGAGATGATATTGGATTATTCTTTCATCTCTGATTAGCCGGATGGTTTTGATGAGGTTTTGTGTTTTGGAAAAAgcttctgatcttgaaattcatTTATGGAGTTGAACAGTTAAGGTTAAGAGGCGATTTCTATGTAGTGTGAGAGAGAGAGCGTATTCTAGTCTCGAATTGTAGCAAATTTaggtttttttaaaaaaaaaagttaaatattttgCGGAGATGTTTGATTCAGGAgatgaatctgaaaaaaatctaGAAAATTTTGCTGGTTTTTTCCAAGTCTAAcaatattcagatatttgggTATGTGCTAGTGGTAGAGTGGTtctaaaaacatgaaaaaattacTACTAGCAGCTTTCTTCTAATTCGAACTATGTCTAGcctataatgataataattcaccatatttccttattttttttgtcCTAAAATTCATTAATGATTTTTACTTTTGGAAGGTACTGATATGATTTCGTTTACAGAAATCTATCTTTTAATGtagattaattattatttttttttattttaaaattgggGTGGATTCTAGTCacaaataaaataagattttttcgaaatttcagaaaattaatGATTTATCTACATTAAAAGATAGATTTCTgtaaaaaatatcaattggcgcccaacgcgTGGCTGGATAGTCACAGAATCATTAATTCGATTTCCAATTTGATTAAAATTCACATtccatataaattatttcaaatttatatgGAATTCAAAGTACCTAATTAAAAGGCTTAGTCCTGGAATAATACATGAAATTCCAattcaaaaaatcaaagaattattgctatttgttgataaatgaataaatatagaaGGATTTATTGAATTGGACATGTATGAAGTGGAATTGATAGCAGAATTGAGTCGAAAGAATTGATTAGGAACCTGAGAAGAATTTTGAATATAAGATAAGTAATTATAAGTTGTTGTTATATGATTTTGCTGATAATTAGAGAAGATAGGTAGGTTAGATAGATTAATTAGGTTAATTgttctgttaaaaaaaaattaaatatatatgattctaaatttttgaaattaaaaaaaaaacttattttattTGTGACTAGAATCCACCCCAAATTTACAGCTTCTCCGGcggtaatattgaaaaaagtgaaaaaattcgagctgttgggacaagttagtgatgtttGAAATCACATCCATGTACTtcgctcaaaaacaactgagaatattgctgctgtatctgttatgttgacgaaaacccaggactatcgattcctcgtcgattatgggcagtggcgacgccagctttcgaaAACAGGGGTCGCCAAGAGGGGGCCATATTTTCAATGGGGGGCAAGGaaaagcgaaattatagttctgccaATCTTTacgccttagtatgtcaaattttagaggGGGCCAGCACAATTTTAAATAGTACTCGTACACAATGCGACAGCTAGCTTCATTTAGTATTTAGTTTCATCATTGTCTAACGGTGTGTATACATAAATTACTTTAATGAATTCTAAAATAATATCAATCGATAtcaaattggataattgatgggatattccataatttaatgaaaaatgataCAAAAGGATTTTCAATTGTGAAAAATTCTTCATCTGCTTAAGGTGGCGAACAGTAAACAAGCTACGATAGGAGCATAGACGGGATGTATCTGGAAACTAGAACTTTGACAGAGATCTGATGAACATGTGGAGCAATTGTAGTTTTCGGGAACATTCTTGCATATTTCTTTCTTATCACAGCCTCTCGTGAGTAACTCTGAAACAAAAATCTAAACGTTAGAActtggtaaattttttttgactGCTTATTCATGTTTTATGTTTTCTATCACGACTCTGCTAGGCCCTTGTGGGACCCCTCAGAATCtttgagtttgtactgtataggTGAACCGGTTGTGTTCTTTCTTCCAAGACTGTGTAATTGTCTTTTTTCGAACCGAAAATGGTCagtattaatttttaaaatatttgcgAAATTAGTTGAAAGAATTTCATCCGAAAAAGTAATAGATCATAGCAAAATGTTCTTCTTTTATGAAGTAGAATTCTCAAGCACTTTGACAAACTTTGACAGAGGTCCGATGGATTTTTGAATTAAAAGTAGGTCGACTAACGAAAACACCagttgatatgaaatgaaatttgtaaCAGTTCCTTGCTCGTATGGATGAATATGACAACTAGAATTTAGTCAATGTTAACTTCAACAACATGTACAAAAAAGATTAATTTCGCTTGTCATGCGAGGTTTTTTCCACTTTAAATGCAGATTTGTATGAACCTTCTTTGGAGCACCACCATTTAAACATCATTGATGATCTTAGAGCttaacattttgaaaatatcaactattAGCACGATGGTACAACCACCACATAGAATGGAACGACTTTCTGCTaagttgaatgaaaatttcccgAATAAATGGATAGGTCATGGGGAACTACTTCTAAGGCCACCTCGTGCAACGGATCTCAATCAGttagatttttatttatgaGGATTTATGAAATAGCTTGTCTATCTTGTTTGAAACACATCTTATAAACAACTACTTGATTTAATTCAGTTGTGCCAAAACAAATAAGAAATAACAACAATGCTCAAAGTTCggacttgaaaaaaaatatttcccttCAATTCTCATAACTTCTAGACGTAAACGAATGTCTCAAAACTTGTCAAAGAGCTTGTAGAACATCCTGAATATTGGATTTAGAGTATGCATCTTCATGAAAAGAATGTTTTGTGTTCCACAATAAATAACCCCCtaatattataatattcacATTCAACTCTTGATGAATTGAGAGCTCTAGACATTTTATATACGAACACAAATATAAATTTGGTGGATCTTGACCCACTTTATAATCTTTGTTACGTAAGGCTTGGTATTAATAgaaaatttatgtttatatGTATTCTTGTATCCAGTATTTCTGTTCTctttgaataatcaacaaaaggGTGGTTGAAATATATTCCTATGACTATAACATAGAATTACTCACTTGTAACGGGATTGTATTGTGTTGAACAAACTTCCCCTTCTGCACAGGGTGTCCCTGTTCCGTTCTTTCTCTTATCACAAGTGTCTGTTGTATTATCATTAGTATTTGTACTATTGTCGTTATAATCTAGATACATGCTGCACTGTATACAATTCAATGCggatactgaaaaaaaattgattttgttaTGCTGGAAGCTCTAATTTTGcttcattttttccaataatgaaCACGTTGAAATAGTTGGAGTAATATTGCTCACAACTGTTTACGTTTTAGAATATTTAAAATACatgtttttattatattcattttgttCTATGATGTTGTTATGACATAAAGATTTTATGTTATCGATTCATTCAATTATATAAGGTGATCGATTACAGATTTCACGAGAAGATGTAAATTTTAAATCTAGATACAAGGAATTTTTCCTTTCCGAATATGAACTTTAAaacattattggaaataatgagtGATAGTGACACTTATCACAATTCAATTGacctaaatttcaatcaaaactCACCTGTAGATACAGCTAAAATGAAGCAAGCCGATAAATAAATTATCTTTTTGGAGTCCATAGTGAGAAAAACACAAGCCGGTTGAAACTTACACTTCAGTATGAAATACAGACTTGGGTGAGAGTGGATCCAGTAATCAGAGCATGAGTTTCACCTATTCGATTTATCTTCCTCGTGAATCATATATGTAGAGGGGATATAACGCATTCTCATAAGGTTTTTTCCCTATGTATGTATATTTACTTTATGAGACGCCTGTCTTGTGGCAGCGTTATATTTGGATATCGCGAGGCTTACAGGGCGATTCATTGACGTTGAGATAATCGATAACAGGAGATACCTTACGTCAATCGGTGAAATATTCCTCAACATAATGTTTTATGTTTTTGATTTACTGCAcgatgaattttcaaatagtatactaactgacaaagaaccTCTCGTAGAACCGGCATCacacagaaggagctgtttaaatttcaattttttttttggtaaaacataaatagtatagcaaggagtaaattattgtatttggaaaaaaaaatcgtgaaggtattgtaaacaatttttgttacttgaatattgtagttgttgttaaaatgcctagagcacgtgtacgcggaatatatcgccagctaagtgttCATGAAAGAAgttgaattattggtctacgggaggcggggttgtcatttcgagaaatcgctaaccgtacgaacagaaatccaactactgttatgagatgttgtcaagcgtggtttgataatgtccaaaatcgaaggagagtaggcaccggacatcATCAttcattgaatatgaaaaaaaaaaaaagcgaagattattaatatgaaatatttatgcAACATCACTACAAATatgataaaagaaaatttttttaatgaataacaTATAAGTATCGATGAATACTGGGATTTCTGATCTGCTCGTTCGGTTAGGGACTCAAAATACATAATTTTGCCAACTTTAACAGAAAAAATCAAGGTTCACTGCCTTTTCCACTCAAAAGTTTTCGAGAAtgataaaatttttcgaaaaattaccCATATTATGCTCCTTAGATACCAATGTCATTAAAGAAATTGCCAAACAACAAACTTCAAtacgattattattatatctcaaGTAGTattaaaaatgacaaaaatgatgaaatattgaatacttTCCTAATCTGCTCTTTTTGATCCCTGAATTGGTACTAAagttttaaaattgaaaatcaatttctAGCTTCCAGCTTTCCTAAAGAAATTAAATTGCACATATTAAAGTTCCTAGAAGATTCGCAGAATAGTGTCAACAGTTTCCTCTGGTGTCATTCATTTCTGAATCATATAGTACAAATTCTGAATATGATGAATCTGTAATCAGTGACAAGTCATTTATAAATGTGGTTTTAATAGAATATCAATAACTGAGCAATTCCTTATCGGAATATATGTGGTGATCAAATGTTTATTGAAATAAAGATGATTTGCTCGCTCTTTGAGAATTGCTTCATCCTAAAGTTTTTGAGCTGAACTCTGAGAAGAATATTTCATGCAGAATATTTTATGGCTGCACTAAAGTCAATGATTCAGAAAAGAATTCAAAGGTTCGTCTGAATATTCTTCAATTCTGACTATCAAGAGAAGCATTAATTgttcgaaaaacttttatttgaTTTACAGTATGATTCAATATGAAATTCTTCTCACTCTGAAATCTTGCtgcaaaatgcaaaaaattcagtttcaatCAAATCGCATgttcaattcaatataataaatagttatttattatacaagggaaaaaagtattagattttagctcgaggttatgttgtctcccgacgcgaagcggagggagacaaaaaaccgagagctaaaatctaatatttttcccgtgtataatacactatttttttctgtgatggaaaaaacgacaatttaatagtggAAGAACATAATGCATTAGAGTCAGAATTTTTAAACTAGTGAGCTGCAATTAGACCAGCGTTGCTATGgaaaacttcaaagtaatcaaatatctgtcaatttaattttgtgatttgattcaaaaattgcgaactcggtattaattgtttagtagttatcttgttgaataatttaaagttaaaaatgtctgattccgagttttctctgactccaccggagttgatagaagcagcgcaagtagcgtcacgaaagttattgccagctaaatcgcggaaaatatacgaaaccgcgtattcaagatttatggattggaaaatgaaaaagaaatgcagttctttctcggagacagtgttattggcttacTTTTCGGAactggcacaacaacaaaagccatcaacagtgtggtcgaattattcaatgattaaaaGTTTGTTACGATCCAATAATAATgtagacatttcaaaatatttcaaactaattacatttctgaaacaaaatgggAAAGGATACACGCCCAAGAAAGCTGCGATTTTTACGAGTACGCAAATTagtgattttttaaataatgcaCCGGATGAAGTTTATTTAATGGCCAAGGTTGTTGTTGTATTTGGGATTGCAGGTGCTTGTCGAATTTGTGAAATCAGTCAGGTAACATTGGATGATATTGAAGATTCGGGAAAGTTATTAATTGTGAAACTGAAGCAAACAAAGAATGATGTAAACAGAAGATTCGTAGTTACTGAAGAATATATCAAGTATTACCGAATGTACATAGCCCTTCGTCCAGCAGCAGCAAAAGATCGCCGCCTGTTTTATGCATATCGCAATGGAAAATGTATCAATCAGGTTGTGGGTAAAAATCAGTTTTATAAGGTACCTGAAACAGTAGCTaattttcttcaacttgaaAGTGCTCACTCATATACAGGTCATTCATTTCGAAGATCGTCTGCTACACTTTTAGTTGAATCTGGGGGAGACTTGATGACACTAAAGAAACATGGCGGTTGGAAATCATCAACGGTCGCTGAAGGGTATGTTGATGAATCAGTGGCACACAGAACAGAAATTGCTAATAAAGTGTTCAGAACGTGTGGCAGTTCTGAAATAACACCCGATTTGCGACCAGGTACATCAACAACAGTTGTGTCCATGtcagagaaaaatattatttcaacacAAGAAAATTCGTCTGTTGTACCGAATAGTTCAAGGAACATGTCATTTACGCAATGCACATTTAATAATTGTACTTTTGATATAAAGGAAATGTAACTAATGTTCAATAAAagattctgaaataaaatatcttcctttatctatatgtagatatatatatccgggaaaaaagtactcacttttttcccggggaaaaaagtaatttcgtgaaaagtcaaattttgttacctgtcaacagagataaaatgtcaaatttttttcccgtcacagaaaaaaataattattggttTCCGTAAATGTGAAATTCGAGAGAAGCTCTGACTTTGCACAAATCAATGCGCATATTACGCTCTTGGAGGCCATGGAACTGTATGTATTAGATATGATTTATCTTGATGTTGGTTTCTAGATGACGAGATCCTCCTGAAATTCCACAGATTATTTGAAACCTTCAAATTACATCTCGAATAGAATCCAGTGCTACGGAAATATTGCATAAGTTTTTTGTTGTTTCCTGCCAGAATTTTTTACGAATGTGGTGATGAGATTCAGATCGAGTTGTGCACCAAGTTTGAAAATGTTATAGATATCTATACGCAAAAGACGATGTTGTCACTGTTATATCTGTATCTTTTTCCTtcattctgtttgaatttcgGTGTGTGGTTTTGATAACGCATTTAAGCCGgaaacttgaaattgattaTGTATAATGTATGAACCAGGTTGAATCTGTTGTCtgcaataaatatttatatttttttttggtgttgATGCAATCAACATAAACTCTatacgaagcttgaaattgttatgttATTCTACAGCTGGTTGTAAACTTTTATCTATTCTTAATTCTTAGTTCTCAAAGTATTGtcaaaacaaacttttgaaTGACCTCATTTTGTCGAATTTATCGAAGTCCGAATGCAATCATTTCAGGCCTTATCGTgctcaatatttgaaattacagattttctgACGAAATTAGAAAGATCAATCCAATTACGTAGACTTTCCATTGAACATTGGACtctattcgaaaaaaatgtcactttcaagagtgatacatgtagcCCAACGTGCCCTgggttttcaatattttttcagtagaaatgttcgtttttgctttcgaaataggcttcaaccttcTTCATTAGAGTCAAATTTCTGTTCTTGGAGCACTTTTTAACCGTTGTTGAATGGATGGACTATATACTTGTTTGGATAACACTAATCAAGTTATTGCTTTACTCGAACAATATATTTTTCCATTAAAAGACAGTGTTTCATTAATTCAGGATCTCGTTTTCATCCATCTtttaaacaacaacaaatgaatCTCCACTTAAGCTTTTGAGGCGCATCTCTTGAAGCTTAGTACcgacgagaaaaaaaattgtataaccCAGGCTGGGGTAACGTGTtctaatacagggtgtccggaaaATATGGtgccaaattgaaacagaacaTTCCCCTTGGGGAATGTTCTGTCTCCTATTCTTGAATTCAAATTCTAAAATAACTTATCAGCAAAGTAAAGGATAGTTTTATCGGCTTCGAGAGTTTACATAACCCATTCCATCCTGGCTGCTAACTCACCGTCCCTCGAATATTTGTTTGCTCAAGCGCTGATTGCTAAGCGTCGAGGGTTACGTAATCAGTTCGATGGAAAACGAACGAAACGAAAAACGATTCAAATTTTTGGTCGAGTTTCCGCCTATGCTAGATAACGAATTCAAACAAATTCAGCTTCCATTCATTCCAGAGAATTCGCAAATCGTGTTAAAATGATCTgttaaatatactaactgacaaagaaactgcaacaaccagaagtaactgttcaaattgattttttttgctgaaatatagatagtatagtaaggagtaaatgattggatTTGGGAAGAagatcgtgaaggttttttcatgtaaaatattgttgtcatttcgagaaatcgctaaccgtacgaaaaGAAATCCAActtctgttatgagatgttgtcaagcatggtttgataatgcccaaaatcgaagatgaTTAGGCACTGGAGGTCGAAGGAGCAAAAATGatgttcaagatcgacgtcttagatttatggccattagagaccgaatataaagggtgttttttttagagctatagaactttaaattgcgatAAAATAACGATGTATTATCCGATTGACatacattttatttatccgcaagacaatcaccattgactgtaatgttctggccatcatcgtttttgaagaagtacggaccaatgattccaccagcccataaagcgcaccaaacagtcagtttttctggatgtaacagtgtttcgacatacacttgaggattagcttcactccaaatgcgacaattttgtttgttgacgtagccattcaaccagaagtgcgcttcatcgctaatcaaaattcgcttatgaaaatcgggaacaacggcaatctcattttgggcccattcgacgtatctacgccttacttgatgatcgtttggcttcaattcttgcacgagttgaaTTTTGTAAGCatgcaaaccaagatccttccgcaaaatcttccataaagtggatggacacagatccaattcctgtgctcgatggcggatagactcattcgggtcttcctcaatgctacgctctacagcagcaatagcttcttctgtacgcaccgtacggcgtctctgaggatgcgagttatcaataagagtaaaagTGTTGCGAAAACGTTCTGTTATGGTTagtcgaattaactgctctgatggacgattttgtcgatgATAAAATGTATTCCgctcagaaccattattttcgaaataaaatttcactattcgCGAGCGTTGTTGAGGCGTGAGTCtaattatgatgaattgccaaaccaaactgagaataaatcactcaacagctgttaaatcggtcgccatcttgtacagtaatgccaaattaaagttatatacctcgaaaaaaacacccgttactaggAAGTAATCGCAGTACCAATATACTCCCATTCCAGCAGCTCATTTTAAAAAAGACGGTCGTGATTTATATTGACATGGGACATTCCAGAATGTTGCGTACATATAAATTAACATTGAAGTAAACTCTATCAAATGACATGTTCCTTGAATAGCGCAAATAAACATAACGTACAACAATGAAATAACAACTTTCTACAATTGTATGTACCCTCATTATTTTCCAATTATcttcattaaaataaaaatcatattataaGTATTTCCGACTACCAAAAAAAAGTCCTTGATGAATGTCTTCATTTATTGTCTTAGgttaataaactttatttgagT
It includes:
- the LOC123684730 gene encoding uncharacterized protein LOC123684730 gives rise to the protein MDSKKIIYLSACFILAVSTVSALNCIQCSMYLDYNDNSTNTNDNTTDTCDKRKNGTGTPCAEGEVCSTQYNPVTKLLTRGCDKKEICKNVPENYNCSTCSSDLCQSSSFQIHPVYAPIVACLLFATLSR